From the genome of Desulfobaculum xiamenense, one region includes:
- a CDS encoding GumC family protein, which yields MTRQTAIKTEDYIREVVTIFFAQKRIIQRTFLIIAVFAVAVALFWPPTYAVRGEILIKGKKLEKSPETLENTQIRMFELTRQDLASEIEIVESNDVIENTIRLLREKQLLYTDVDLTADTMPALVKNIRSRLEASIKQDSHIIETTFTSRDPNEAHVVLRHLLIEYVNWRNSVFNPGQAVTFYETQVERFSQALRKNEDALIALAEQYMSPDPAKEIDNNLAIKKDLEQSLDRERTEWTKKELYVDFLEDALDSPDMRLFSSIDNQSITLLGEKLQSLVIERGNILRVYHESSDRVRGVDEQIAKTYETLRSEVAAYAETMRNEADILGDTIAAMETRLRDLSARNVELHTYLVESQRIHREIDLIRHSYETFSKRLEEARIQTSSDANALFSISIISWPFVSWEPVFPQPRLIIPLGLFVAMLTGLSLGFLREYFDHTFKKPEDGPKFAGLTTLFTIPRWKG from the coding sequence ATGACGCGACAGACAGCCATCAAAACCGAAGACTACATTCGCGAGGTAGTCACCATCTTCTTCGCCCAGAAGAGGATCATCCAGCGGACGTTTCTGATCATCGCGGTCTTTGCCGTGGCCGTGGCGCTGTTCTGGCCGCCGACCTACGCCGTGCGCGGCGAAATACTCATCAAGGGCAAAAAGCTGGAGAAAAGCCCGGAAACGCTCGAAAACACCCAGATACGCATGTTCGAGCTGACGCGGCAGGATCTCGCATCCGAAATCGAGATCGTCGAGTCCAACGACGTCATCGAAAACACCATCCGCCTGCTACGGGAAAAGCAGCTCCTGTACACAGATGTGGACCTCACAGCGGACACCATGCCCGCTCTGGTCAAGAACATCCGCTCGCGCCTCGAAGCGTCCATCAAGCAGGACTCGCACATCATCGAGACGACATTCACCTCCCGCGATCCGAACGAGGCCCACGTGGTACTCCGGCACCTGCTCATCGAATATGTGAACTGGCGCAACAGCGTATTCAACCCCGGACAGGCCGTCACCTTCTACGAAACGCAGGTGGAGCGCTTCTCGCAGGCCCTACGTAAAAACGAAGACGCGCTCATCGCCCTTGCTGAACAGTACATGTCCCCCGATCCCGCCAAGGAGATCGACAACAACCTCGCCATCAAGAAGGATTTGGAGCAGAGCCTCGACCGCGAACGCACGGAATGGACCAAGAAGGAACTCTACGTGGACTTTCTGGAGGATGCCCTCGACTCGCCGGACATGCGCCTGTTCTCCTCCATCGACAACCAGTCCATCACCCTGCTCGGCGAGAAGCTCCAAAGCCTCGTCATCGAGCGCGGCAACATCCTGCGCGTCTACCACGAATCGAGCGACAGGGTCCGCGGCGTGGACGAACAGATCGCCAAGACCTACGAGACGCTGCGCTCCGAGGTGGCCGCCTACGCGGAAACCATGCGCAACGAGGCGGACATCCTCGGCGACACCATCGCCGCCATGGAAACCCGCCTGCGCGATCTTTCGGCCCGCAACGTGGAACTGCACACCTACCTCGTGGAGTCGCAGCGCATCCATCGCGAGATAGACCTCATCCGCCACTCCTACGAGACCTTCTCCAAACGCCTTGAGGAAGCGCGCATACAGACCTCGTCCGACGCCAACGCCCTGTTCTCCATCAGCATCATCAGCTGGCCGTTCGTCTCGTGGGAGCCGGTGTTTCCGCAGCCGCGCCTCATCATCCCGCTGGGGCTGTTCGTGGCCATGCTGACGGGGCTGAGCCTCGGCTTCCTCCGCGAGTACTTCGACCACACCTTCAAGAAACCCGAGGACGGTCCGAAGTTCGCGGGCCTGACCACGCTCTTCACCATTCCCCGCTGGAAGGGCTGA